In Acanthochromis polyacanthus isolate Apoly-LR-REF ecotype Palm Island chromosome 18, KAUST_Apoly_ChrSc, whole genome shotgun sequence, the following proteins share a genomic window:
- the hnrnpd gene encoding heterogeneous nuclear ribonucleoprotein D0 isoform X1, with the protein MSDDYEFSDDPTMMRMEEDGEANSDDPMSAAGDCGLMGGEAEGSRIDASKNEEDEGKMFVGGLSWDTTKKDLKDYFSKFGEVVDCTLKLDPMTGRSRGFGFVLFKEPESVDKVASQKEHKLNGKVIDPKKAKAMKSKEPVKKIFVGGLSPDTPEEKVREYFGAFGEVESIELPMENKTNKRRGFCFITFKEEEPVKKIMEKKYHNIGLSKCEIKVAMSKEQYQQQQYWGGRGGYSSRSRGRGGGPNQNWNQGYGNYWNQGYGNYGNYGYNNQGYGGYGGYDYSGYNNYYGYGDYNNQSGGYGKSPRRGGHTNSYKPY; encoded by the exons ATGTCAGATGATTATGAATTCAGCGATGACCCGACCATGATGAGAATGGAGGAGGACGGGGAGGCAAACAGCGACGACCCGATGTCAGCGGCTGGGGACTGTGGCCTGATGGGGGGAGAGGCCGAGGGATCCAGGATCGACGCCAGTAAAAACGAGGAGGATGAGGG GAAGATGTTTGTCGGAGGGCTCAGCTGGGACACGACTAAGAAGGACCTGAAAGATTACTTTTCAAAGTTTGGAGAGGTTGTAGACTGCACGTTAAAACTGGACCCCATGACTGGACGTTCAAGGGGCTTCGGATTTGTGCTCTTCAAAGAACCTGAAAGTGTTGACAAG GTTGCCTCACAGAAGGAACATAAACTCAACGGGAAGGTCATCGACCCTAAAAAGGCCAAGGCCATGAAAAGCAAGGAGCCTGTAAAGAAGATCTTTGTCGGCGGCCTCTCTCCAGACACACCTGAGGAGAAAGTCAGAGAGTACTTTGGTGCCTTCGGAGAG GTGGAGTCCATTGAGCTTCCCATGGAGAACAAAACGAACAAACGGAGAGGCTTCTGCTTCATCACGTTCAAAGAGGAGGAGCCAGTTAAGAAGATTATGGAGAAAAAGTACCACAACATTGGACTGAGCaag TGTGAAATAAAGGTGGCCATGTCTAAGGAGCagtaccagcagcagcagtactgGGGAGGCAGAGGTGGATACTCATCCAGGTCTAGAGGTCGAGGTGGTG GCCCCAATCAGAACTGGAACCAGGGTTATGGCAACTACTGGAATCAAGGCTATGGAAACTATGGCAACTATGGTTACAATAATCAAGGATATGGAGGATACGGAGGCTATGATTACTCTGGTTACAACAACTATTATGGATATGGTGACTACAACA ATCAGTCTGGTGGATACGGCAAGTCGCCACGGCGTGGTGGTCACACCAACAGTTACAAGCCGTATTAA
- the hnrnpd gene encoding heterogeneous nuclear ribonucleoprotein D0 isoform X2 translates to MSDDYEFSDDPTMMRMEEDGEANSDDPMSAAGDCGLMGGEAEGSRIDASKNEEDEGKMFVGGLSWDTTKKDLKDYFSKFGEVVDCTLKLDPMTGRSRGFGFVLFKEPESVDKVASQKEHKLNGKVIDPKKAKAMKSKEPVKKIFVGGLSPDTPEEKVREYFGAFGEVESIELPMENKTNKRRGFCFITFKEEEPVKKIMEKKYHNIGLSKCEIKVAMSKEQYQQQQYWGGRGGYSSRSRGRGGGPNQNWNQGYGNYWNQGYGNYGNYGYNNQGYGGYGGYDYSGYNNYYGYDQSGGYGKSPRRGGHTNSYKPY, encoded by the exons ATGTCAGATGATTATGAATTCAGCGATGACCCGACCATGATGAGAATGGAGGAGGACGGGGAGGCAAACAGCGACGACCCGATGTCAGCGGCTGGGGACTGTGGCCTGATGGGGGGAGAGGCCGAGGGATCCAGGATCGACGCCAGTAAAAACGAGGAGGATGAGGG GAAGATGTTTGTCGGAGGGCTCAGCTGGGACACGACTAAGAAGGACCTGAAAGATTACTTTTCAAAGTTTGGAGAGGTTGTAGACTGCACGTTAAAACTGGACCCCATGACTGGACGTTCAAGGGGCTTCGGATTTGTGCTCTTCAAAGAACCTGAAAGTGTTGACAAG GTTGCCTCACAGAAGGAACATAAACTCAACGGGAAGGTCATCGACCCTAAAAAGGCCAAGGCCATGAAAAGCAAGGAGCCTGTAAAGAAGATCTTTGTCGGCGGCCTCTCTCCAGACACACCTGAGGAGAAAGTCAGAGAGTACTTTGGTGCCTTCGGAGAG GTGGAGTCCATTGAGCTTCCCATGGAGAACAAAACGAACAAACGGAGAGGCTTCTGCTTCATCACGTTCAAAGAGGAGGAGCCAGTTAAGAAGATTATGGAGAAAAAGTACCACAACATTGGACTGAGCaag TGTGAAATAAAGGTGGCCATGTCTAAGGAGCagtaccagcagcagcagtactgGGGAGGCAGAGGTGGATACTCATCCAGGTCTAGAGGTCGAGGTGGTG GCCCCAATCAGAACTGGAACCAGGGTTATGGCAACTACTGGAATCAAGGCTATGGAAACTATGGCAACTATGGTTACAATAATCAAGGATATGGAGGATACGGAGGCTATGATTACTCTGGTTACAACAACTATTATGGATATG ATCAGTCTGGTGGATACGGCAAGTCGCCACGGCGTGGTGGTCACACCAACAGTTACAAGCCGTATTAA